The Sphingobacteriales bacterium genomic sequence TTGCCAAACGGAGCTTTTCCGCTAAACGCCTCGCACATAATTACCCCCAACGACCAAAGGTCTAAATTAGTGTGTAGCTGCCCATTTATCCCATAGCGTTGCACGTTAAACTGCTCGGGCGACATGTATTCAACCGAGCCTATCACCAGCGACGAAGCCGCCGAACTGGCAGTAGAAGCAGCATTGCTGCCGTCTATAGATTTGCTAATTCCAAAATCGGCAATTTTTGGAATTAACTGGCCGCTGCCCTCGCGCTGTATTAATATGTTTTCGGGTTTTAAATCGCGGTGAATAATGCCTTGTTGGTGCAAATATTGCAAACCGTATAAAATATCGGTAAAAATTTGTTCTAACAAGGCCGTTGAGGGTTTAGTTTGCAGCAGGGCAAACAAATCGCCGCCATTTACATACTCTAAAACTCCTACTTGAATTTTATCGCCAAACGCCGTTGTATCTTCAAGCTCAAAAGCATCGTAATAACGCACCAAATTAGGATGGTTTAGTTTAATGGCGCGTTTAATTTCTTCAAACAGGCTGTACTTGGCCGGCAAATTGCCCGAGTATTTTTTAATAGCCACCTCAAGTCCAAGGTTTAAATCGCGGGCTTTATACACCATTCCAAACCCTCCCTGCCCTATTAGGTCTTTAATTGGGTCGAAAACATAGGTTTTTTTTACCGTAATCATAAATAAATTGCTGACAAATTGCGGCATGAAGATACGTTACTTCTGTGAATTTACGTACATTAGTTTTTTATCCGGATATTGTTGCCCTGTCTGTTTCTTTAGCATCTTCCGGATATTAAACTTAAACCGCCGGTATTGGGCGCAAATTTTTATCCGGATAAATATTGTTTTATCATAAATTAATATTTCTATTTGTTTAAACATTGTTAAGCCGGCATTTTTTGCCCGTTTATCCGGAATTTAATGCCTAATTTTGCCCCCATATGAGTTCAAATAGTTTTTCGGACAGCAGTAACTTCGCTGCCAACAACGATACTAAAAATCCCAAAGCCGACACTAAAAAAAAGGCAAATCTCCGCGATGTTGCCGGCCTTTTTAGTTATGTTTGGCCTTATAGAGGCATATTTTTTTTAGGAATGGTATTTTTAGCCTTATCAACATCTACGGTTTTATTGTTTCCTTACCTTGCCAGTATGCTGGCCGACTCGGCTTTGGGTAAAGCCCCCTTAACGGTTTACCAAATTGGTTGGCTGTTAGTGATATTATTGGCTTTACAAGGTATTTTTTCGTTTTGGCGCATTTGGCTGTTTGCGCGGGTTAGCGAACAAGCCATGTCCGATATTAGGCAAGCCTTGTACGCGCGTTTGGTGGCTTTGCCCATTTCATTTTTTGAGCATAGGCGCGTAGGCGAGCTTACCAGCCGAATATCAAGCGATGTTACCCAACTACAAGGCACTTTAGCAAATGGCTTAGCCGAGTTATTTAGGCAGGCAGCCACCATCATTGCAGGCATTTTTGTTATTGCTTTTACTTCTATAAAACTAACTTTGATAATGCTTTCGACCCTGCCGTTGGCTATTATAGTGGCCATATTTTGGGGCAAACGCATCCGCAATTTAGCCCGCACCACCCAAGATAAACTTGCCGAAACCAATACTATTGTCGAAGAAACTTTACAAGCCATTCAAACCGTAAAATCGTTTGCCAACGAGTGGTTCGAGGTTGGTCGGTACCGCAAAACAATGGTGCAAACCGTTGATGCTGCCCTATACGAAGCCCGTTTTCGGGGTGGTTTTGTATCTTTTTTAATTACTGCCGTTTTTGGTGGCATTGTATTGGTGCTTTGGGTAGGGGCAAGTATGGTACAAGCGGGCTCGCTTGATATTGGCGAACTGTTGCGTTTTATTTTATATACCATGTTTATTGGTGGCTCAATTGCCGGCACAAGTGCTTTGTATGGCGAGTTTCAAAAAGCTATTGGAGCCTCGGAACGCATTAAAGAAATATTGACCATACCCGCCGAAGATGTTGATATTGCCCAAGCAGCCGTGCGCCCCTCGTTAAAAGGACAAGTGATTTATAAAGATATTAGTTTTGAATACCCCGGAAGACCCGATGTTGCCGTACTTAAACAGGTAAATTTACATATTGAACCCGGACAAAAAATTGCTTTAGTAGGTGCCAGCGGTGCCGGAAAAAGTACTATTGTGCAATTATTGATGCGTTTTTACGAGCCCACAAACGGGCAAATTACTATTAACAACCAGCCACTTAATGAGTTTAATGTGGGCAGTTTAAGGGCAAACATCGGCTTAGTGCCACAAGAGGTATTGTTGTTTGGCGGCACCATTGCTCAAAAT encodes the following:
- a CDS encoding ATP-binding cassette domain-containing protein, giving the protein MSSNSFSDSSNFAANNDTKNPKADTKKKANLRDVAGLFSYVWPYRGIFFLGMVFLALSTSTVLLFPYLASMLADSALGKAPLTVYQIGWLLVILLALQGIFSFWRIWLFARVSEQAMSDIRQALYARLVALPISFFEHRRVGELTSRISSDVTQLQGTLANGLAELFRQAATIIAGIFVIAFTSIKLTLIMLSTLPLAIIVAIFWGKRIRNLARTTQDKLAETNTIVEETLQAIQTVKSFANEWFEVGRYRKTMVQTVDAALYEARFRGGFVSFLITAVFGGIVLVLWVGASMVQAGSLDIGELLRFILYTMFIGGSIAGTSALYGEFQKAIGASERIKEILTIPAEDVDIAQAAVRPSLKGQVIYKDISFEYPGRPDVAVLKQVNLHIEPGQKIALVGASGAGKSTIVQLLMRFYEPTNGQITINNQPLNEFNVGSLRANIGLVPQEVLLFGGTIAQNILYGKPNATESELIEATKKANAYEFIQLLPDGFNTIVGERGIKLSGGQRQRIAIARAILKNPDILILDEATSSLDAESEHLVQQALTQLMQHRTTIIIAHRLATIRHTDRIYVLEKGHIVEEGSHNDLIAKNNGVYQNLLKLQTDAYGNLQENYLQTNPENLLIA